In Lathyrus oleraceus cultivar Zhongwan6 chromosome 2, CAAS_Psat_ZW6_1.0, whole genome shotgun sequence, the DNA window TGGATTTCTCAGCTAGGAAAAGCACTTCCACCTTTAGATTCAAGAGTCCAGACATCAACTCGTTAAAGGTCCTTTTCTTAAAAGTACTATCCCTCAGGGACAATAAATTCGGAGCCAAATTTGGTAACATTGTAGATCTCCTAACCGAACAGGTAGACTATGGTGCAATCACCATATTGGACCAATACTACAACGTTCCTCCGAGATGCTTCTAATTCCTAGATTTTCATATCTCCCCAACTCTGGAAGACCCTGAGAGACTTCTCAATCAACCAATAAAGGAATACAACCCTTTCCCTAAGCTAGAAGAAGGATTTTGCCTATCTGAGCTCTCAACCGTCCTGGGTATTAATGCCAACGATCTAGTGGCTAGTTGGGGATCCAAAAGTACCGTAAAGGGTCTGACTCAGAGATTCCTCGAAGCCCATGCTTGGGAGATGATTAAAGAAGAATAACCAGAGTTCTGCAGTACAACCTTAGCACTTTTGATACATAGAGTTGTTTTATTCCCTAATATAGACAAATTCATGGATCATTTAGCGGTGGAAGTCTTCCTAACCATGAATCCAATACCATTTATGCTTGTTGACTTCTATCATACCTTCCATACAAGGCATGAGAAGAAAGGAGAGACTTTCCTTTGTTTTTCTCCCCATCTGCACATATGGATGAGGGATCGTATGCCTCAATGTGGACCTTTTGCTCAAAGCAACTTGTTGTGGCCCCAAAAGTATGCATCTCTCTCTGTAAGTTCAATTCATTAGTATCAGAAAGAATGGGAAACAAAGAACGTCATTGCAAGATATGGAGTATTCCCGAATGTCCCCTTAATAGGAACACAAGGTTGTATCAATTACAAAACCGTACTCATCAAGAGACAGTTGGGATACGCCATGTTGAGTCCTCTTGAGGATCGAGACTTCATACCCTTCACCATTAATACCGTGGATCCACTCGATTCAAACGTGAAGAGAATGCGAAGAGCTTGGACAAGCATAATCCGTATTAACCAAGAGTGGGGGAAGAAGAAAatcctagccaaggaaccctacttTGTGTGGGTAACAGAAATGGCTAGGGTTATCAAGATGCCTTTTCTTTATGACCTTTCTTCATTTCCGTTGGTGCCCGAACCTGAGCCCATTATGCAAGAAGATATGGACAAGCTTACCAAGAAAATACAAGAGCTTGAGTTGAAAGACAAAGGTAATCTGGTTTGTGAGAAGTTTGCAACCAACAAGAAGAGGCTAAGGGAAATCGAAGGCAAAAGAGTTTGGGTTGCTGGTGCACTACAAGGATCCAATTATGAGCTAGACGCTTGCAACGACCAGTTGGATCAAGCATTTCGAACCATTAGGGACCTTGAGAGGACTGTTGAGAGGTCTAATGCTATGAACAAAGAGGCTAGGGAAGATTACAAAGCCCAAATCCTCGAGCTTAGGACCATTCTGAAGGATTGTAAGGAACTCTTGGCTAAGGAACAATTAGAGAGGGGGAAGATTCACCAAAGCTTCTTGTGCAAGCAGTTAGACCTTAAACGAGCTTGCGACAATATCAAAAACCTAGAGATGGGAATCTACGATCAGGCATACATGGAATTGAAAAACAACTATAGATATTGGGAGGAGAGATGACATGGAGCCGAAGCTGCCATTACTCAAATGGATGAAATCTTCCATATCCTCTAAACCATCTACAATGAATGGAGAGACAAATATGCAAACATGGCAGTACTAACTAACTATGACCTCCAAGACTTTCTCGATAAGTTGAAGGAGGTTAATCTAATCATGTTTTATGATAACACCCCTGAAGAGGTCTATCATTTCATAAAATTCTGCAAGAAGACGATGGCCAAGCTCATCACTGATATTGAGGCTCTCCGAAAGTCTCAAGGGGTCATTTTTAGGGCCGACATTTAGTCTGCTTATTTGTCTCAACTACTTGTACTTTGAAAATTCCATGTATTTGTAATCTATATGAttcccttcaaaggatgaatAAAGATTTTGTGATTCACTCTGTATGCTTTCCGTTATCTTTGATTGTAACCGTAAATCGTTAAGTATTTCTTGCAATAAACAACATGAATAAGTAAAGAGCTTTgcattaataaaaaaaaacattcatgcatcatttgcattttcaaaaacataaaaaaaaactcatccatccaccCCTATCCTTTATCAGAAACGACGCCTCCAAACTGACTTCCCGATACAACTCACACTGATATCAGCAAGCCGTCATGGATCAACTCGAAAAAAACAAAGCTGCACTCCGAGAAGAAGCGTCTCAAGTAAAGTCCAAAATAGGGAAGTTCATGGGGACAAAACAAACAGTCGCTAGAGGCCGGGAAATCATGGCCAAAATGAAAGAGGAAATGAATCAGTGTGCTTACGCTGCTAATCCTCTTATTCCTCCTGTGGTAAAGACTTTAATTCCTCCTCCTCAAGGCAACCCTCTAGTTCATATAGGTTCACCTAGCAGTGCCTTCCACCTACTCTCAGTCCCCTTATAATTGAGATAGACGACCAACATGATGATTTCTTCAGCCCAAGGGTTGCCTCCCTAAACGAAGCTTTCGATCCCATAACTAACGAAGTGGAGAAGAAAGTAAAATCCATCAAAGAAAGTTAAAAGCGATGGAAAGTACCAACATTTTAGTCCTCAATGCTGCCAAAATATGCTTGGTTCCGGGTGTGATTATCCCTTCCAAATTCAAAGTCCTcgactttgagaagtataagggagTCGGCGATCCCAGAACCCACATCAGAGCCTAGTGTCAGAAAACGGTCGCCCATTTCAATGATGATCGACTCTTGATGCACTTTTTCCAAGATTCTTTAAATGGAGCGTCCTTAGAATGGTACATCTAGTTGGAGGGTACCCATATCCGCATCTGGAAGGAAATGGGTGAAGCGTTCCTCAAACATTATCAATATAATGCTGATATTGCACCAAATCGCACACAATTGCAAAGTTTGATGTAAAAGTCTGaagaaacattcaaggagtatgctcaaaggTGGAGAGAGTTAGCAGCCAGAGTACAATCTTTGTTGCTTGAATGAGAgttggtggacatgttcatggtAACTTGCAAGGCCCGTATCTCGATAGGATGGTAGGAAGTACATCCTTAGGCTTTTCTAACCTGGTTTTGGCTGGCGAGAGGATTGAGAACATGATAAAGATGGGTAAAATCCTGAACTCTTCATGTACTTTGGGCGTGGTAAAGAAACCTTTCGTCGCATATGGCAAGAAGAGAGAAGGAGAGACTAATGCTACAGTAGTAGCCCGAACCAGGACCCCAAAATACTGTGGTCCATATCAACAAGTAGTCGTCGTGGCTCCCGTCCAATAATCACAACAACAACCTTTCAGTATTCTTgttcaacctcaacaacaacaataacaacaatgcTACCAGCAAGCTCAACAACAGCAACAATGCtatcaaccacaacaacaacaacgaccAAAGTATCAACAACAGTAACAACAACAAAGACAAAGAAGATCCGAAAGAAGGTTTGATCAGGTTCTGATGCCATATAGTCACATTCTACCATATCTTTTGAGAGAATCACTTGTACAATTAAGGGAGTTGGGATCCCCTCCATCCGTTCTTCCCCACGACTACGATGTGAATGCCCATTCCGATTTCCCCTCCAGAGCTCCCAGACATTCCATTGAGAATTTTAAGGCATTGAAGTAAAAAGTTCAAGGATTAATTGATTGAAAGGAAATTACATTCGCGCCCAATGACCCGAATGTAAACGGTAATCTCATGCCTCCTCACAACAAGGCGAACCTGAACATGGTAGAAATAGACAGTGGAAGAAGACTGATAACCTTTGTCGATGAATTGGAAACTCCGCTTATCAAAATCAAGAACGTGTTAATGAAAAGTGGCACATTTCTAGTTTGTACAACAACTTGTGAACAATGTTTAATTGACCCGCAATAGTGTGTGATTTTGAAGACCACCATGCAAAACCTGATGGACCAAGGGATTCTGATAATAGATCTCCCTTCCACGAATGAATAATTATATACTCTTGAAATACCATATGATGAAGTTCTACCATTGCAGATTCATTACAGTCTTTTTTAAATGATCCTCTCAGTAACTCCCATCACTCTGATGGTGATAACAGTCCCGACGTCGTTTCCTTATAATGACACAAAGGAATTTCTGTGGGTGTATGACTGCATAGTCTATATCCATGGGCAGAAGATGCAAGAAAATCCGATGACGTCTAACGAACCAATAATCAGCATAGCCAACACCGGTGGTTTCACTAGGAGCGGTAGGATTTTTTCTCCCATATCTCTCCCAATTGACACTAGCAGTCCTTCGACCAATGACAAAGGCAAACGAATTGATAATGCCCAGTAGAAGCAGCATTCTCTACCAACCAATGAGGTAGACGAATTCCTACGCATCATAAAGAGAAGTGACTACCGAGTGGTTGAACAACTCAAccaaactccatcaaagatctCCATGTTGTCTCCGATTATGTGCTCTGAAGCATATCACGATGCCTTGCTCAAGTTTCTAAAAGTTGCTTAAGTACCGTAGGAAGTCTTTGTGTGCCAATACACGGGAGTGGTCAACAACATAGCTACCAATATGAGCCTGTGATTCAGTGATGAAGAGCTCCCTGCCGAGGGAAGAAACCATAAAAATGCCTTGCACATCTCCATTATGTGTGTAGATACTGTGTTATCAATATTCTTGGTAGATACTGGTTCCTCTCCCATATGACTTTGATAATCCGATTAATCACGCCGACAAAGATTATAATGAAGATTGCAAGCTCCCAAAAGAGTTAGCATGGTTACTCAAGCAAGAGTCGAAGGTCATACAACCGTACAAGGAACCAGTGGAAGTAGTCAACCTTGGGACAGAAGAGGAAGCTAAAGAGGTCAGAGTAGGTGCTGCTCTGCAAGACAAGGTGAAGACAAAGTTGGTCAAGCTCTTACAAGATTACAtggatgtgtttgcatggtctTACCAAGATATGTCAGGCCTTGATACTGATATCGTGGTACATCGTCTACCTCTTAGAGAAGATTTCCCTCCCGTTAAGTAAAAGCTAATAAGGACTCGTCCTAGGATGGCTATGAAGATCAAGGAGAAAGTGCAAAAACAGCTCAGTGTCGGTTTTCTAGCAGTTTCCAACTATCCCCAATGGATcgccaatattgtgcatgtgcccAAAAAGGACGGAAAAGTaaggatgtgtgttgattatagataACACTGCTCAATTCTCTATTTTCCCTTCATGGATGGATTCACCGGTTACAACCAGATCCGGATGGCTCTGGAGGATATAAAGAAGACCActttcataacaccatggggTACCTTCTTCTATAAGGTCATGCCCTTAGGATTAAAGAATTCTATAGCAACTTACAAATGATCCAACGTTACactctttcatgatatgattccTAGAGAGATCAAGGTCTACATTAACGATATGATCATCAAATCCAAAACCAAAGAAAAGAATCTTATCAATTTGGAAAATCTGTTTGAACAGCTAAtgaaattcaagttgaggcttaatcccaacaaattcacttttggagtaagatctggcAAACTGCTAGGTTTTATTGTCAACAAATGTGGCATTGAGGTAGATCCTGAGAAGGTAAAGGCCATACAAGTTATACCTGCACCCAAAATCAAGAAAGAAGTCCAAGGATTCctgggcagattgaactacatCGCTAGATTCATATCTCACCTTACGGTCACTTGTGAGCCAATCTTCAAAACTCTTCGAAAGGATCGAGTTGTCATttggaatgatgattgccaaaaCGTTTTTTagaagataaaggagtatttgcaAGAACCTCCTATCCTGATGCCTCCTGCACATGGTAGACCCCTGATAATGTACCTTACTATTCTTGAAGGATCCATGGGATGTGTGTTCGGCCAACATGATGAGACTGGTAGGAAAGAACACGCCATATACTAtttaagcaagaagttcaccgattgcAAGAGTAaatattcaatgcttgagaagacttgttgtgcacttGCTTGGGCTTCCAAATGCACAAGACATTATATGCTCACCCATACAACGCTGTTAATCTCCAAGATGGACCCCGTCAggtacatcttcgagaagcctgaTCTAACCGATAGAGTATCCCAATGGCAAATAGCTTTAACTGAGTACGACatccaacatgtcactcaaaaggccatcaaaAGGAGTGTATTTTCTGAATATCCTTCACACCAACCCTTGGAAGACTACATGTCCATGCGCTTTGAGTTCCCCGACGAGGACATCATGCTAATCAAAGACTACAACATACTCGGACCCAAGGAAGGACCTGAATCGGGATCCCGGTGGATTCTTGTATTCTATAGACCTTCTAACGCTcacggaaatggaattggggcagtcATCACCTTCCCAACTGGTTTCCATCTACCCTTCACTGCAAGGTTTGGTTTTGAATGTACCAATAACATGGCAGaatacgaggcttgtatcttCAGCATTGAAGCTACaattgatcttaggatcaaga includes these proteins:
- the LOC127122758 gene encoding uncharacterized protein LOC127122758, which encodes MYLTILEGSMGCVFGQHDETGRKEHAIYYLSKKFTDCKSKYSMLEKTCCALAWASKCTRHYMLTHTTLLISKMDPVRYIFEKPDLTDRVSQWQIALTEYDIQHVTQKAIKRSVFSEYPSHQPLEDYMSMRFEFPDEDIMLIKDYNILGPKEGPESGSRWILVFYRPSNAHGNGIGAVITFPTGFHLPFTARFGFECTNNMAEYEACIFSIEATIDLRIKILEDYGDSALVISQVKGDWQARDRKLIPYKEHVLKLTPYFDEITFNDIPGEENQFTDTLETLSFMFKVKWKNEAPTFHLNYLDKHAHVWQQKTNSTIILGFTIS